ccttaatggtgacattgaggaagagttgtatatggtacaacccaaaggttttgtcgatcctaaaaatgctaacatggtatgcaaacttcagcgttccatttatggactgaagcaagcttccaggagttggaaccgacgctttgataaagtgatcaaagacttcgggtttatacagtgccatggagaggcctgtatttacaagaaagtgagtgagagctctgtagcattcctgatattatatgtagatgatatattattgattgggaatgatatagaactattaagcagtgtaaaaggttatttgaataagtgtttttcaatgaaggaccttggtgaagcagcgtacattttaggcatcaagatttatagagatagatcaagacgcctaatagggctttcacagagtacatacctggacaagattctaagaagtttagaatggatgaaagtaagaaaggattcttaccgatgttgccaggtaaggtcttgagtaagactcaaggtccggctacggcagaagaaagagagaggatgaatcagatcccctatgcctcggcaataggctctatcatgtatgccatgctgtgtactagaccggatatagcacatgcaattagtttgactagcagatatcaaagtgatccagggatggaacaccggacaacggtcaagaatatcctgaagtacttgaaaagaactaaggatatgtttctttgttatggcggtgaccaagagctcgttgtaaccagttacaccgatgcaagttggaacactgatcctgatgactctaagtctcagtctgggtacgtgtttatattgaatggtgccgcggtaagctggtgcagctccaagcagtgcacggtggcgaagtcttcaacagaatcggaatacatagcggcttcggaggcttcatcgaaagcggtatggatgaaaaggttcattgttgagcttggtgtggttcctagtgcattggacccactagtcatttattatgacaacatgggtgccatctccaatgcacaagaaccaaggtcacacaagaagctgaagcatatcaagctgtgttttcattcgattcgcgagtacatcgaagatggagaagtaaagatttgcaaaatacacattgatctgaatgtagcagatccgttgactaaagctctccctagggcaaaacatgaccaacaccagaatgccatgggtgttaggtaccttacaatgtaatctagattattgactctggtgcaagtgggagactgttggagatatgcccaagaggcaataataaattggttattatatatctttgtgtttatgataaatgtttatataccatgctataattgtattaaccgaaacattgatacatgtgtgttatgtaaacaacaagaagtccctagtaagcctcttgtataactagcttgttgattaatagatgatcatagtttcgtgatcatgaacattggatgttattaataacaaggttatgtcattatgtgaatgatgtaatggacacacccaattaagcgtagcataagatcacgtcattaagttcatttgctataagctttcaatacatagttacctagtcctttcgaccatgagatcatgtaaatcacttatgccggaagggtactttgattacatcaaatgccactgcgtaaatgggtggttataaaggtgggattaggtatccggaaagtatgagttgaggcatatggatcaacagtgggatttgtccatcccgatgacggatagatatactctgggccctctcggtggaatgccgtctaattagtttgcaaacatatgaatggttcataagagactacataccacggtacgagtaaagagtacttgtcatgagacgaggttgaacgaggtatagagataccgatgatcaaacctcggacaagtaaaatatcgcgtgacaaagggaatcggtatcgtatgtaaatggttcattcgatcactaagtcatcgttgaatatgtgggagccattatggatctccagatcccactattggttattggtcggagaggagtctcaacaatgtctgcatagttcgcgaaccgtagggtgacacacttaaggtttgatgtcgtttgagtagatatggaatatggaatggagttcaaagttttgttcggagtctcggatgggatccaggacatcacgaggagttccagaatgatccggagaataagattcatatataggaagtcatattccaagttcggaaatgatccggtgcatttatggaaggttctagaaggttctagaaaagtccggaagaaatcactatggaaggtggattcccggagggactccactagcatggccggccaaccctaagggggaggagtcccaggtggactccacctaaggtggtcggccaccccacctcaaggaaaggtgggagccccaccttgagtaggactccctccttgagtaggtttcccaccaaaggtaggttttggtgttggggtcttattcgaagacttggactacaactcttggggcttccacctatataatgaggagcaaggggagggggccggccaccccaagtccactagttggccgcaccccaggccggcgccccaaaccctagcctgctccccaaaccctagccgcctcctcctccaccacatctcccgcagcgcataggcgaagccctgccggagatctccaccaccaccgccaccacgccgtcgtgctgccgggattccgaggaggatctactacttccgctgcccgctggaacggggagaaggacgtcgtcttcatcaacaccgaacgtgtgaccgagtacggaggtgctgcccgattgtggcatcgtcgagatcaagatcttctacgcgcttttgcaagcggcaagtgatcgtctacatccaccccgagatctaatctcgttaagctttgcgaatcttcgagggttagtctcttcatctcctcgttgctaccgtctactagattagatcttggcttgtgtttcgttcttgcggtaggaaattttttgttttctatgctacaaatcccATCACCATTGACCCCACCGGTCAAGATAACACCTCCGGGCAATATTTGGGTGGCCGAAGTCATCTATCACGGGTTCTTGCGCCCCGTCAGAGATAAATCGTTAGTGACAATGATTTTTGTAGTATTGGACGCTTCTACTCGGCACGGTGCCCCTATGGTTGGAGCCGAAGGCAATGGTTAGAGGTCTTGTTGGCGCCTCCGTTAATAAAGCCTCTATCTTCTGGTGGTCAAGATATGCGGTTCCCTCCCTCTCATCATTGTGATGTTGAGGAGAGAAGATATGATGATGTTGGTGCGAGCCTGCAATAGGGGAGCCGTGGATCTTCTCTAGGGAGTGCATCTACGACAGCGTTGGTTCTGCTACCGTTCTTGATGACCGAGGGGCGACCACTACCCACCGTAGCCGACGACGGATGGTCATCAACGAACTCCAAGGAAGCTCTCGTGGAGCTAGATGTGATTGCATCATTTTCCAGTTTTATTCTAGGATCTGTTGCGCAAAATGTGAGAAACTGTTTAATAGTTATTCACGTTATTTTTGTCCTGTATGTACTTTGTACGTCCACTGATTTGAAAAAAAGTCTCATGATTTAGCCACTACATTACACTAGATAAAGACAAAAAGAATAGCTCATATAGGTCTCGAACCTATGACCAACGCGAGTCTGGAGTAGGGGAGACATGGAGCTTCTATGGAAGGTGCATCCACAACAACACTGATTCTTCGGGGGAGACTTGTATATGATCTATCTATTAGGTGAGATCATAGGATCTAACACACATAAAACATGTTTTTAtcatgcgaaaaaatctgaaaataatataCAACATACCTATGGATTGTATCTACAACTCCAAAAAAATTCAGCTCAAAATTTGATCTACACTtgaagaaacaaaaaagacaaatctgGCTATGAATAGTGTCATACCTGATTGAATTCTAGTTCACACTATTCACAtctaaatttgtcttttttggttCTCTAAGTATTTGTCGAATTTGAAGCTGCAATTTTTTATTCTTGCATATGTAAAATATATGTGCGTTGTCATTTTTTTTCATAAtattttgaacatgttttgtgcttcaAAAAAATTGTTCTCATAGATCCTATCTAAAGGGTGATCCTACTAAGTCTTCCCTCTCTTCTACCGAAGTTTTGTACTTTAATTTTAGGGTCTATTGTGCAAAAAGTGAGAACATGTAAGTCCAATCTCCGGTTGAAAAAAACTCATGGTTTTAGCTACTATTCATTACACCacgtaaaaataaaaataaaaatgaaagtaaaagaaaaaaaataaagaaacgaGTAGGGGAGACATGCTTCTACCGACGTTTTGTCCTTAAATTCTAGGGTCTATTGTGCAAAAAGTGAGAACCTAAGTCCAATCTCCGGTTGAAAAAAAACTCATGGTTTTAGCTACTACTCATTGCACATTGCACCacgtaaaaaaaatgaaaataaaaataaaatgaaaataaaaaaaaataaataaaaaaatgaaaaagaaaaaaaaagattggCCCATACAGGTCTCGAACCTGTGACCTTCGCGTTATTAGCACGACGCTCTAACCAGCTGAGCTAATAGGCCTTGTATGTTTATATATTCAGCCTATACATATTAGCTAAATTAATGTACGATCGGTAGCCTGCTCTCCGCGGCGCACACACGACTGGACAACGCAGCCTCCCCGTCGACCGAATCAAGCCGAGGCACACCGGCGGATCGGAAGCGGACAGTATCGCGATCCCCATCCTCATCACACACAAAGCCCCGTCTGTGTACAACCAACGGCACATCACATTATTTATGCTCCACACGGATCAGGGCCCGTTCTATATACACAGGGAACTATCGCAAGCCTAGCACTGATCCTGCGATACCCACGGTCTCATTACAGTTCACAGCAGTTCAACACTGACACAACCATGTCCATGAACGGCGACATGACGATGATCTAGGACATCTTGACGTGCTCCTGCTGGGCATGGCGCTGCCTCTCCAGGTACTCGAAGAGGCTCCCGTCGTACATGCGCCGGATGGCCTCCCTCGACAGGTACCCGTCCTTGTCCCTCGCCAGCACGTACAGGATCGACCACTCCAGCTTCATCGCAACCCTGATGATAATTGAACACGTCGAGCTCAAATTAGTTATACATATATAGCCGGATCAAGCAAAAATTCGAAGCTTCATGCTGAATCGATCGGTGCTTGATTAATTTACCAGCCGAAGAAGTCGAATGCCTCCCGGCACCCCTCGGTCATCCGCCACAGCTCCCCGTAGCTGAGCCTGTCGGGGTACGTGCGGCCGTACTTGCTGAAGATGTTCTCGAAATTCACCGGCATGAACCTGAACCATGCAGAAGATTTCACATGCGACGTCACTCGTCAGTGCTTACATGACTGACAGGATCGAGAAGACCAGCTAGTTACCGGCCCTCTTTGTCGTAGGTCCCCGTGTCACTCGCGCGCTTGCACTTGTGGATGTTGTGGACATAAATTGGCAACAGCGGGGACGGCAGCCGACCCTGAAAATCACAACTCGATTGCAGCCAGTACATACAAAGAAAGACATGCGATTGCTGAAGTAGAAAATGTCGGATGGTTCACTCACAGGCAGGGTGGGATAGCTCATGACCAGGTTCACGAGCAGACCGATGATGGCAGACATGAGCACGTTGAACCCAACCGCACGGCATCCTAGATTTTATTTGGCACACCATGAGCACTGGCGCGAGGGGAACTGGATTGCAGCAGTTGAAGAGGAACCGCTCACGACATATACACATACCGCTGTAAGTCTCCCATGGATAGATGATGCCGTCgtcgtcgcggtcgaagaaggcgGCGTGCTGCTGCAGCACGCTCAtgttgtggtggtggcggtgatcGTCCGTCGTCCCCTCCGGGTGGTAGATGTCCGGAGCCGCCAGAGCTCTCGCCAAATCTGCTCAGCCAAATGGTGAACACGTTTTAGCTAGCCAGCTAGCCCGACTGAAGCAGCGTCTATACTCACATGGCTTGGGGACGTGCTCCTCGAGGTCGCCGCGGACGGGGCGCTCGAGGGTGACCGGTGCCTGCAGTGCCACCATCTTCAGGGAGTCCTTGCTGCCGGCGACGTTGCCCTCCCCCTCCGTCCTGCCGCCGGCGTCGCCCTTGCCTTCCGTCCTGGTGGTGGCCATCTCTCTGCACCGCGGCCTAGCACTCCTCCTCCTGATGTTGTAATCCCTCGTAGAGGCGATAACTGGGTACTACTCCTTCGCAGAGTTGCAGTGTAGGGAGCGCCGGTCAGGCATATAAAGCCGGCAAGGAGCCGTGGGgacgtggcggcggcggagggcacATCAGCGTGACGTGTGTGCGTGCATGGAGTTCAGCCCTGCTCGCCCGTAACGTGTCACTGGACGCCCTGCACCTGCACTGCTACACACTCCGTCTCGTCGTGTCCGGAGGTTCGAGTGAGTACTGCGATTGCAGCAGTCGTTTTTTCTCCCTCGCTTCGTTGTGGGCACCGGAAAGAAGAAGAGTAGGTGGAAAAAAAAGGATTTGATTGTGCCAAAAAGAAGGCACGTACCAACACATGGCTTTGCTCATGCATGTGGTTCGCACAATGTAGCAACTCCGttgaaatcaaaaaaaaaaagattttcATTATAAACCAATTTAGTTTATAAGATAATTgtagaaacagaaaaatcatgtgcAAATAGCTTCTATGCGACGGATACGTCCAATttccatcactattttgtattatAATCTACtgttatttattgatatatttcatatttagacatgatacttatgttattttatctatttttgcatgtttgatgattttCACGGGATTTGCTGCCGGAGctggaattctgctggaaaagtggTCATCGGGGTACCATACTTCGGAAgatcataaaatttcagaaacttTCACGAAGATCTTATTTTCCCGGATGACGGAGATAGCCAGACGGAGGACCTGAGGGGGCACCATTGGGCAATACAATGCCCAggcgcgggccctaccctggcTGCGCCTGGGGCATGTATGGCCGCCCTGGCCCACATCTGACGCCGTCCTTTCGCGTATATCATCCCCGTGAAAACCTAaaatcggggggcagctcgcaaaAATATTCCGCCGCGGCTacgaggcggaaaacaccagagagagaaaagctctccggcagATAGGAATCTgccgggggaaattccctctcggagagggaaatcgtcgccatcgtcaccgccatcgagctggacttcatcgtgatcatcatcctcatcatctccaccatcagcaccatcatcactgCCATCTCCACCTCGTCCCGCTGTAACTATTTGGGTTGTACCTCGCATATTTcgaaggggaaactctcccggtattgattacttgttgtatttgatgctattgagtgaaaccatcggattaaggtttatgtccagattgttattcatcattatataccCACTGATCGTGTTCCATATGTTGtcccgtgagtagttcgtttagttcttgaggacatgggagaagtcttGTGTTATGTGAGTAATATGTATtgatatgatatttaagttgtggtgttattcttctagtggtatcatgtgaacatcgactatatGATACTTTGCCTTTATagacctaggggaatgcatcgtgtatttggctactaattgtggggttgccagagcgacagaaacctgaacccccgttaggAAACCATTGCATGAGGGAgcgtaggatctcagagtttaaggttgtggttagattttatCTTAATTACCTTCTTGTAGTTGCGAATTCTTGCAAGggttttaatcacaagtatgtattattcTAGTAagggtagtgcattagcataggttcacccacacaccaCCATACCAATAGAGATTATTCACGGATGCGACGCGAAAGCAATTGACATAAAACCTCCCGTGTGTCTCAGGAAAGTTTGGTCGATATAAGTAgaacaaccggcttgtcctttgtgctaaaaaggattgggccacttgctgcaattattattaccGCCTTTTATTTACTCTTATTTTATTTATTTGCAATATCAAATACACCTGAAAACCCGTTTGTTAGTGTTTACAGAGAATCCTTCACTGAAACTGTtcatcaacaccttctgctcctcgttgggttcgacactcttatttatcgaaagtactacgatacacccctatacttgtgggtcatcaatactaTTTTATGGCGTTGttgtcggggagtgaagcgctattaaaGAGCGGAATCGGTAAAGGTAATTTTACTGTAAGTGCTATTTTTTTGCTTGCTGATTTATTTCAGCAATGGAGTCTTCTTCTTTGGACTCCTTTTGGGTTTGTTCCTACCGCTGCTATGGTAGTGGACAAATCGTCGCAAGCTCAAGTTGatccttttaaaatacctatgaaaattgtggAACGTGTTATGAATAATTGCTATTCAGGAGATGTAACTGTCCATCCGAGCGATCATTTGCTTTTTATACATAaattatgcgagttgttcaagtgtgcaggtattactATGGACAAAGtgaagaggaaattattctcatTATCGCTTTGTGGAAGAGCTGCGGAGTGGTATAAGCTGCCGCGGAATGGCCGATCTATTGGATGGGAGGAAATTGTCCCTCTCTTTTACTCCAAGTTTTATTCTCCAAGTGAGATACATAAAGATCAGAATTAAATATATAATTTCTAGCCTcaagatggagaaagtattgcccaagcgtgggggagattgaagtcactaatgctcaaatgccccattcatgagcttccaagTAAAATTATTACAAATAACTTCTATACGAGGCTTTCTCTACATGATAAAGATTTATTGGATGCTTATTGTTCTAGATCATTTCCCAAGATGAATGAAGAAACTAAATGGGATCTTCTTGACCGTattcaagaaaatactgaaggatgggaaaatTATAAAGGAAGAAAGTTAGGTGTTTGCTTCTTATTATGATATTCCAAAAGGGGAATGGAGTAATTATCATGCGCCTTATAAAGACATTGTTAGCAGTATTCCTTCTAATGTTGTCGACGTCAGTGCCACTGATGGCGTTTTACCCGAACCTTATATTGAAAGATGCCTTTCCCTGCTAAGGTAAAGGAG
This region of Lolium perenne isolate Kyuss_39 chromosome 2, Kyuss_2.0, whole genome shotgun sequence genomic DNA includes:
- the LOC127335559 gene encoding peroxygenase-like, which produces MATTRTEGKGDAGGRTEGEGNVAGSKDSLKMVALQAPVTLERPVRGDLEEHVPKPYLARALAAPDIYHPEGTTDDHRHHHNMSVLQQHAAFFDRDDDGIIYPWETYSGCRAVGFNVLMSAIIGLLVNLVMSYPTLPGRLPSPLLPIYVHNIHKCKRASDTGTYDKEGRFMPVNFENIFSKYGRTYPDRLSYGELWRMTEGCREAFDFFGWVAMKLEWSILYVLARDKDGYLSREAIRRMYDGSLFEYLERQRHAQQEHVKMS